The proteins below come from a single Geobacillus thermoleovorans genomic window:
- a CDS encoding YpdA family putative bacillithiol disulfide reductase, translating into MKEEKIIIVGGGPCGLAAAIALQDAGFSPLVIEKGNIVHSIYRFPTHQTFFSTSDRLEIGGVPFITENRKPTRNQALAYYREVVVRKQVRVNTFEEVKTVKPQEDGAFLIETTKGTYRAQYVVIATGYYDHPNYMNVPGEELPKVMHYFKEAHPYFNTDCVVIGGKNSSVDAAMELVKAGARVTVLYRGNEYSKSIKPWILPEFDSLVKKGVIRMEFRAHVKAITEDAVVYEVDGETKTIKNDFVFAMTGYHPDHRFLMNIGVQIDPESGRPHYDSETMETNVPGVFIAGVIAAGNDANEIFIENGRFHGDAIAACIAKREREGSAKQLQ; encoded by the coding sequence ATGAAAGAGGAGAAAATCATTATTGTCGGCGGCGGTCCGTGCGGGCTGGCGGCGGCGATTGCTTTGCAAGACGCCGGATTTTCGCCGCTGGTGATCGAGAAAGGAAACATCGTCCATTCGATTTACCGTTTTCCGACGCATCAGACGTTTTTCAGCACGAGCGACCGGTTGGAGATCGGCGGCGTGCCGTTTATCACGGAAAACCGGAAGCCGACGCGAAATCAAGCGCTCGCTTATTACCGGGAAGTCGTGGTTCGCAAGCAAGTGCGCGTCAATACGTTTGAAGAAGTGAAAACCGTCAAGCCGCAGGAAGATGGAGCATTTCTTATTGAAACGACAAAAGGGACGTACCGCGCGCAGTACGTCGTCATCGCCACCGGCTATTACGACCATCCAAACTATATGAACGTGCCGGGGGAAGAGCTGCCGAAAGTGATGCATTACTTTAAAGAAGCGCATCCGTACTTCAACACCGACTGCGTTGTCATCGGCGGGAAAAACTCGAGCGTCGACGCGGCGATGGAGCTTGTGAAAGCTGGGGCGCGCGTGACAGTGCTGTATCGCGGCAACGAGTATTCGAAAAGCATTAAGCCGTGGATTTTGCCGGAGTTTGACTCTCTTGTGAAGAAAGGCGTCATCCGCATGGAGTTTCGCGCACATGTGAAAGCAATTACCGAAGATGCGGTCGTGTATGAAGTGGACGGGGAAACGAAAACAATCAAAAACGACTTTGTGTTTGCCATGACCGGCTACCATCCGGATCATCGCTTCTTGATGAACATCGGGGTGCAGATCGACCCGGAAAGCGGCCGGCCGCATTATGATTCAGAGACGATGGAAACAAACGTGCCGGGGGTGTTTATCGCCGGGGTGATCGCCGCTGGCAACGATGCGAATGAAATTTTTATCGAAAACGGCCGCTTCCATGGAGACGCTATTGCCGCCTGCATCGCCAAGCGCGAACGGGAGGGGTCGGCCAAGCAGCTGCAGTAG
- a CDS encoding Glu/Leu/Phe/Val family dehydrogenase, whose protein sequence is MAADKHTEEKEQQYDVLASTQIVIHRALEKLGYPEEVYELLKEPIRVLTVRIPVRMDDGSVKIFTGYRAQHNDAVGPTKGGVRFHPDVTEREVKALSIWMSLKCGIVDLPYGGGKGGIVCDPRTMSFRELERLSRGYVRAISQIVGPTKDIPAPDVFTNSQIMAWMMDEYSRIREFDSPGFITGKPLVLGGSHGRETATAKGVTICIREAAKKRGLSLKGARVVVQGFGNAGSYLAKFMHDAGAKVVGISDVYGALYDPNGLDIDYLLERRDSFGTVTKLFKNTISNQELLELDCDILVPAAIENQITAENAPRIKASIVVEAANGPTTLEATEILTQRGILLVPDVLASAGGVTVSYFEWVQNNQGYYWTEEEVEQRLEKVMVKAFNNVYEMAQTRRVDMRLAAYMVGVRKMAEACRFRGWV, encoded by the coding sequence ATGGCAGCCGATAAGCATACGGAAGAGAAAGAACAACAATACGACGTGCTGGCGTCGACACAAATTGTTATACATAGAGCGTTGGAAAAGCTCGGCTACCCGGAAGAAGTGTATGAGCTGTTAAAAGAGCCGATCCGCGTGTTGACAGTCCGCATTCCGGTGCGCATGGACGACGGGTCGGTGAAAATTTTTACCGGCTACCGCGCGCAGCATAACGATGCGGTCGGTCCGACGAAAGGCGGCGTGCGTTTCCATCCTGATGTGACGGAACGAGAAGTGAAAGCGCTGTCGATTTGGATGAGCTTAAAGTGCGGCATCGTTGACTTGCCATACGGCGGCGGCAAAGGCGGCATCGTCTGCGACCCGCGCACGATGTCGTTCCGCGAGCTCGAGCGGCTAAGCCGCGGCTACGTGCGCGCCATCAGCCAAATCGTCGGACCGACAAAAGACATTCCGGCGCCGGATGTGTTTACGAACTCGCAAATTATGGCGTGGATGATGGATGAGTACAGCCGAATTCGCGAGTTTGATTCGCCAGGGTTTATCACCGGGAAGCCGCTTGTCCTCGGCGGTTCGCACGGCCGGGAAACAGCGACGGCCAAAGGAGTGACCATTTGCATCCGCGAGGCGGCGAAAAAACGCGGCTTGTCGCTCAAGGGAGCGCGCGTCGTCGTTCAAGGGTTCGGCAACGCCGGCAGCTATTTGGCCAAATTTATGCACGACGCCGGGGCGAAAGTCGTCGGCATTTCCGATGTGTACGGCGCGCTGTACGACCCGAACGGGCTCGACATCGACTATTTGCTTGAACGGCGCGACAGCTTTGGCACGGTGACGAAGCTGTTTAAAAATACGATTTCGAATCAAGAGCTGCTTGAGCTCGATTGCGATATTTTGGTGCCGGCGGCCATCGAAAACCAAATTACGGCCGAAAACGCTCCGCGCATTAAGGCGAGCATCGTCGTCGAGGCGGCGAACGGGCCGACGACGCTTGAGGCGACGGAAATTTTGACGCAGCGCGGCATTTTGCTCGTTCCGGACGTGCTTGCAAGCGCTGGGGGCGTGACTGTGTCGTACTTCGAATGGGTGCAAAACAACCAAGGTTACTATTGGACGGAAGAAGAAGTGGAACAGCGGCTTGAAAAAGTGATGGTCAAAGCGTTCAACAACGTGTATGAAATGGCGCAGACGCGCCGCGTCGACATGCGCCTTGCCGCCTACATGGTCGGCGTCCGCAAAATGGCGGAAGCGTGCCGGTTCCGCGGCTGGGTGTGA
- a CDS encoding genetic competence negative regulator: protein MRLERLTHNKIKIFLTFDDLLDRGLTKDDLWKDTFKVHQLFRDMIEEASEELGFEVNGSIAVEVYSLPAQGMVVIVTNEGDYDNMEEEFADDYIEMQVTLDESDDIFYEFQTFEDVIQLAHRLHAVGCLDGTLYSYQGRFYLHVPEEPPIPLDNFVALLAEFGNPATITIHRVQEYGKRLIERRAIEQLVRYFRAN, encoded by the coding sequence ATGCGTCTTGAGCGCTTGACCCACAACAAAATCAAAATTTTCCTGACGTTTGACGATTTGCTGGACCGCGGGTTGACGAAAGACGATTTATGGAAAGATACGTTTAAAGTCCATCAGCTGTTCCGCGATATGATCGAGGAAGCAAGCGAAGAGCTCGGTTTTGAAGTGAACGGATCGATCGCGGTCGAAGTGTACTCTTTACCGGCGCAGGGCATGGTCGTTATCGTTACGAACGAAGGCGACTACGACAACATGGAAGAAGAATTCGCCGACGATTATATCGAAATGCAAGTAACGCTCGATGAGAGCGATGACATATTTTACGAATTCCAAACGTTTGAAGATGTCATCCAGCTCGCTCATCGCCTGCATGCGGTCGGTTGCCTCGACGGCACGCTTTATTCCTATCAAGGCCGCTTTTACTTGCATGTTCCCGAAGAGCCCCCAATTCCGCTCGACAACTTTGTCGCCTTGCTGGCCGAGTTTGGCAACCCGGCTACGATAACGATACATCGTGTGCAAGAATATGGGAAGCGGCTGATTGAACGCCGCGCGATCGAACAGCTCGTTCGTTATTTCCGCGCCAATTAA
- a CDS encoding spore coat associated protein CotJA, whose protein sequence is MFTTRKQYEPYTSPFDPCPPIRVKTYVTAPNLYVGFQPPNLPQFPLREALMKGTLWQVFYDPYYSPYETKTKGDGS, encoded by the coding sequence ATGTTTACAACGCGCAAACAATATGAGCCGTATACAAGCCCGTTTGACCCATGCCCGCCGATCCGCGTGAAAACATACGTCACCGCACCAAACTTATACGTCGGATTCCAGCCGCCCAACTTGCCGCAATTCCCTCTTCGTGAAGCGTTGATGAAAGGGACGCTTTGGCAAGTGTTTTACGATCCGTACTACAGCCCTTACGAAACAAAGACAAAAGGTGATGGCTCATGA
- a CDS encoding spore coat protein CotJB — MKQMPKEYYEQLEELQAVDFALVELTLYLDTHPTDYQAIQQFNQLAKKRKQLKKQFEAAYGPLEQFGHSYSNYPWNWDDTPWPWQV, encoded by the coding sequence ATGAAACAAATGCCAAAGGAGTATTATGAACAGCTTGAAGAGCTGCAAGCCGTCGACTTTGCCCTCGTCGAACTGACACTCTACTTGGACACCCATCCGACCGACTATCAAGCGATTCAACAATTTAATCAACTCGCCAAAAAACGGAAACAGCTGAAAAAACAATTTGAAGCCGCCTATGGTCCGCTTGAACAGTTTGGCCATAGCTATTCCAACTACCCGTGGAACTGGGACGACACGCCATGGCCTTGGCAAGTGTAG
- a CDS encoding manganese catalase family protein, translated as MWIYEKKLQYPVRVSTCNPRLAKYLIEQYGGADGELAAALRYLNQRYTLPPKVIGLLNDIGTEELAHLEMIATMVYKLTKDATPEQLKEAGLEPHYVDHERALFYHNAAGVPFTATYIQAKGDPITDLYEDIAAEEKARATYQWIINMSDDPDLNDGLRFLREREIIHAQRFREAVEILKEERNHKKVF; from the coding sequence ATGTGGATTTATGAAAAAAAATTGCAATACCCGGTCCGCGTCAGCACGTGCAATCCGCGGCTGGCAAAATATTTGATCGAGCAATACGGCGGGGCAGACGGGGAGCTGGCAGCGGCGCTCCGCTACTTAAACCAGCGCTATACGCTGCCGCCGAAAGTCATCGGGCTGCTAAACGACATCGGTACGGAAGAACTCGCCCACCTTGAAATGATCGCAACGATGGTGTACAAACTGACGAAAGACGCGACGCCTGAGCAGCTAAAAGAAGCCGGGCTGGAGCCGCATTACGTCGACCATGAGCGCGCCCTCTTTTACCATAACGCCGCCGGCGTTCCATTCACGGCGACGTACATCCAAGCGAAAGGCGACCCGATCACCGACTTGTATGAGGACATCGCGGCCGAAGAAAAAGCGCGCGCGACATATCAGTGGATCATCAATATGAGCGACGACCCGGATTTAAACGACGGACTCCGCTTTTTGCGCGAGCGGGAAATCATCCATGCCCAACGGTTCCGTGAAGCGGTGGAAATTTTAAAAGAGGAGCGCAACCATAAAAAGGTTTTCTAA
- a CDS encoding YpbF family protein, whose product MVHFPDEFPLDEVAKEMLMAVIEKKKKWERLEKRTLLLQAAAFSGLAVFLLYLLAKAAAFGTWGERIAWFFAAPAHVLILLLLSTVYWAAVYYKGKSEKAEDDFHALRCEIIQKSIDLWQDQEQWNGRHRLFEWMKREYGINLYYEQS is encoded by the coding sequence ATGGTCCATTTTCCAGATGAATTTCCCCTCGATGAAGTGGCGAAGGAAATGTTGATGGCCGTCATCGAAAAAAAGAAAAAATGGGAGCGGCTCGAAAAGCGGACGTTGCTCTTGCAGGCGGCCGCGTTTTCCGGTTTGGCCGTTTTCCTGCTTTATCTTTTGGCCAAGGCGGCGGCTTTCGGGACGTGGGGAGAGCGGATCGCCTGGTTTTTCGCTGCGCCTGCCCATGTGTTGATTCTGCTTCTTTTAAGCACCGTTTATTGGGCAGCCGTCTACTACAAAGGAAAAAGCGAAAAGGCGGAAGACGATTTTCACGCCCTTCGCTGTGAGATCATTCAAAAAAGCATCGATTTATGGCAGGACCAAGAACAGTGGAACGGGCGCCATCGGCTGTTTGAATGGATGAAGCGGGAGTATGGCATCAATCTTTATTATGAACAAAGTTGA